In Picosynechococcus sp. PCC 7002, the following are encoded in one genomic region:
- a CDS encoding aspartate kinase — MAMIVQKYGGTSVGSVERIQAVAKRVQQRAQAGNQIVVVVSAMGKTTDGLVKLAHEISTNPNRREMDMLLSTGEQVSISLLSMALQELGQPAISLTGAQVGIVTEAEHSRARILEIKTDRLQRHLQKGEVIVVAGFQGISKTEDLEITTLGRGGSDTSAVAIAAALKASCCEIYTDVPGILTTDPRIVPEAQLMAEVTSDEMLELASLGAKVLHPRAVEIAKNYGVPLVVRSSWTEDPGTWVTSAPVSDRPLINLEIAKAVDAVEFDTNQARIAMLHIPDRPGVAAKLFGEIATHNVDVDLIIQSIHDGNSNDIAFTVTENAATQAQAIAEAIAPTLCAGTDQDLSDVAVMSANDIAKITISGAGMIGRPGIAATMFQSLADAGINIEMISTSEVKVSCVIQQTDCDRAIATLCDVFDIASSPMNATPAALNPEDHPPVRGVALDLKQAQLAIRHVPDSPGMAAQIFSLLAHQNISVDMIIQSQRCRVLNGVKTRDIAFTVAQGDAEAARLALSSMAEQLNFGEIEVDPAIAKVSIVGSGMIGAPGVAARFFQALATAKINIQMITTSEIKISCVVPETQGQAALKLVHEAFALGGEAKVEVPA; from the coding sequence ATGGCAATGATCGTTCAAAAATATGGCGGTACCTCCGTCGGCTCGGTAGAAAGAATTCAAGCGGTGGCCAAACGGGTACAGCAACGGGCCCAAGCGGGCAATCAAATTGTCGTGGTGGTCTCTGCCATGGGAAAAACCACCGATGGTTTGGTGAAATTGGCCCACGAAATCAGCACCAATCCCAACCGACGGGAAATGGATATGCTCCTCTCTACGGGGGAACAGGTCTCGATTTCTCTGCTCAGTATGGCCCTCCAGGAACTGGGACAACCGGCAATTTCTCTCACTGGTGCCCAGGTGGGAATTGTTACTGAAGCGGAACATAGCCGCGCCCGCATCCTCGAAATTAAAACCGACCGCCTCCAACGGCACCTGCAAAAGGGAGAGGTGATCGTCGTGGCGGGTTTCCAGGGCATTTCCAAAACCGAAGATCTAGAAATTACTACCCTGGGTCGGGGCGGATCGGATACTTCTGCGGTGGCGATCGCCGCTGCTCTCAAGGCCTCCTGTTGTGAAATTTATACCGATGTGCCGGGGATTTTAACCACTGACCCGCGTATTGTCCCCGAAGCGCAACTGATGGCCGAAGTCACGTCCGATGAAATGCTAGAGCTTGCCAGTTTAGGGGCGAAGGTGCTTCATCCCCGCGCTGTCGAAATTGCGAAAAATTATGGGGTGCCTTTGGTGGTACGTTCCAGTTGGACTGAGGATCCGGGGACTTGGGTGACCTCTGCCCCGGTGAGCGATCGCCCCTTGATTAACCTCGAAATTGCCAAAGCCGTCGATGCGGTGGAGTTTGATACTAACCAGGCCCGCATTGCGATGCTGCACATCCCTGATCGCCCCGGCGTCGCTGCCAAATTATTTGGAGAAATCGCCACCCACAATGTCGATGTGGATTTAATTATCCAGTCGATCCACGATGGCAACAGTAATGACATTGCCTTTACCGTGACCGAAAATGCCGCCACCCAGGCCCAGGCGATCGCCGAAGCCATTGCCCCCACCCTCTGCGCTGGCACAGACCAAGATTTAAGCGACGTTGCGGTGATGAGCGCCAATGACATTGCCAAAATCACCATCTCTGGGGCTGGGATGATCGGCCGTCCCGGGATTGCCGCCACCATGTTCCAAAGCCTGGCCGATGCAGGGATTAATATCGAGATGATTTCCACTTCGGAAGTGAAGGTGAGCTGCGTCATCCAGCAGACGGATTGTGACCGGGCGATCGCCACCCTCTGCGATGTTTTTGACATTGCCTCTTCCCCGATGAATGCGACCCCAGCGGCTCTCAATCCCGAAGATCACCCCCCCGTCCGGGGTGTCGCCCTTGACCTCAAACAAGCGCAACTGGCCATTCGTCACGTGCCGGATAGTCCTGGTATGGCTGCCCAAATTTTTTCGCTGTTGGCCCACCAAAACATCAGCGTCGATATGATTATCCAGTCCCAACGGTGTCGTGTGCTCAACGGGGTAAAGACCCGTGACATTGCCTTTACCGTTGCCCAAGGGGATGCTGAAGCGGCTCGCCTCGCCCTCTCTAGCATGGCAGAACAGCTAAATTTTGGGGAAATCGAAGTAGATCCGGCGATCGCCAAAGTCAGTATTGTCGGTTCTGGGATGATTGGTGCACCGGGGGTTGCAGCTCGCTTCTTCCAAGCCCTTGCCACGGCAAAAATCAATATTCAGATGATTACCACTTCTGAAATTAAAATTAGCTGCGTTGTCCCGGAAACCCAAGGCCAAGCCGCTCTGAAACTCGTCCATGAAGCCTTTGCCCTCGGTGGTGAAGCAAAGGTGGAAGTCCCCGCCTAA
- a CDS encoding DUF3177 family protein: MDETLLQQLAWMDYRLAVIFTVMVPIALLIWSFVAKVESMQRLLGIYWKVASLLMVTVYLLIPSWSVGYLTGLLSRILIPIGLWFWIDLNEEIRDQPGSRLKLAFTAWRWAVTVYCALGAIANLPFLGCAFSTAMRQGAYCQVWLEAPSRYQQILHANSTPGFLGFLGIVGLVIYVVYLLTFLVFRLGRQGRIAIEE, encoded by the coding sequence ATGGATGAAACGTTACTACAGCAATTGGCCTGGATGGACTACCGTTTGGCGGTCATTTTTACGGTGATGGTGCCGATTGCACTGTTGATCTGGAGTTTCGTCGCGAAGGTGGAATCGATGCAGCGGCTCCTGGGCATTTACTGGAAAGTGGCCAGCTTGTTAATGGTGACGGTGTATCTGTTGATTCCCAGTTGGTCAGTGGGCTATCTGACAGGGCTGTTGTCACGGATTTTGATTCCCATTGGATTGTGGTTTTGGATTGATCTCAATGAAGAAATTCGCGATCAGCCGGGTAGTCGTCTAAAACTCGCGTTTACGGCTTGGCGTTGGGCGGTGACAGTTTACTGCGCGCTCGGGGCGATCGCCAACTTACCATTTTTGGGCTGTGCCTTTTCCACGGCGATGCGCCAAGGGGCCTATTGCCAAGTGTGGCTAGAAGCACCCAGCCGTTACCAACAAATTTTGCACGCCAACTCGACACCCGGTTTTCTCGGCTTCTTAGGAATTGTCGGCCTGGTGATTTATGTCGTGTATTTGCTGACGTTTTTGGTGTTCCGTTTGGGACGTCAGGGCCGCATTGCCATCGAAGAATAA
- the dnaN gene encoding DNA polymerase III subunit beta, which produces MKFVCSQSDLNSQLSLVGRAVPSRPTHPILGNVLLTADANRHQIQLTAFDLSLGIRTSFPAQVIEGGTLTLPAKLLNDIVSRLPEGEVTLSCPSDTLMKGDAQATLTAATGRFQIRGMGAEEFPELPTIQDGKKLMLPAIALSEGLGGVLFAASPDETKQVLTGVHLTHHQDCLEFAATDGHRLALVETSDQVSPEPESSETGKLPTSTLEDFALTIPARALRELERMLTTANEADLIALHLDDSQVIFEVNHQHLTSRKLDGAYPAYHQLIPRQFSRDVTLERRALISSIERVAVLADQKNNIVKFRLNSAEQKLHLAVEAQDVGSGEEALPAQVSGTDLEIAFNVRYLIDGLKALPSNEIKMQLNENNQPVIFTPLGAVQMTYLIMPVQIRS; this is translated from the coding sequence ATGAAGTTTGTTTGCAGTCAAAGTGATCTAAATAGCCAACTGTCCCTCGTCGGTCGGGCGGTGCCCTCGCGGCCTACCCACCCTATTTTGGGAAATGTGCTGTTGACTGCGGATGCGAACCGCCATCAGATTCAACTCACCGCTTTTGATCTCAGCCTCGGCATTCGCACGAGTTTTCCGGCCCAAGTTATCGAAGGGGGCACCCTAACCCTGCCAGCAAAGTTGCTCAATGATATTGTGTCGCGTCTGCCTGAGGGGGAAGTGACCTTGAGTTGCCCGTCGGATACTTTGATGAAAGGTGATGCCCAGGCGACCCTAACTGCTGCGACGGGACGGTTTCAGATTCGAGGCATGGGGGCCGAGGAATTCCCAGAATTACCAACGATCCAGGACGGTAAAAAATTAATGTTGCCGGCGATCGCCTTGAGTGAAGGCCTAGGAGGTGTACTATTCGCTGCAAGCCCCGATGAAACCAAGCAAGTTCTCACGGGCGTCCATCTCACCCATCACCAGGATTGCCTTGAGTTTGCCGCGACCGATGGCCACCGTCTTGCTCTCGTTGAAACCAGTGATCAGGTCAGTCCAGAGCCAGAATCCAGCGAAACCGGTAAACTTCCCACCTCAACCCTGGAAGATTTTGCTTTAACCATCCCCGCCCGGGCGCTCCGAGAACTAGAACGAATGTTGACCACCGCCAATGAAGCGGATTTGATTGCCTTGCATTTAGACGATAGCCAAGTCATTTTTGAAGTCAATCACCAGCACCTCACCAGCCGTAAACTAGACGGTGCCTACCCCGCTTACCACCAGTTAATCCCCCGCCAGTTTAGCCGCGATGTCACCCTAGAGCGACGGGCTTTGATTAGCAGCATTGAACGGGTGGCGGTTCTGGCCGATCAAAAAAATAATATTGTCAAATTCCGCCTCAACAGCGCCGAACAAAAACTTCACCTCGCTGTGGAAGCCCAGGATGTGGGCAGTGGTGAAGAAGCGTTGCCCGCCCAGGTTTCAGGGACAGACCTAGAGATCGCTTTTAACGTGAGGTATCTCATCGATGGTCTGAAGGCTTTACCGAGTAATGAGATCAAGATGCAGTTGAATGAGAATAACCAGCCAGTCATTTTTACGCCCCTGGGTGCAGTGCAAATGACTTATTTGATTATGCCCGTGCAGATCCGCAGTTAA
- a CDS encoding Calvin cycle protein CP12, which produces MTNIHQKIEQERDAAREACSTDSTSAECAAAWDAVEELQAEAAHQREKEPEKSPLEKFCDDNPDADECRLYED; this is translated from the coding sequence ATGACAAATATTCATCAAAAAATTGAACAAGAACGTGATGCGGCTCGGGAAGCTTGTAGTACTGACTCCACTTCCGCTGAATGTGCAGCTGCTTGGGACGCCGTTGAAGAACTCCAGGCGGAAGCCGCCCACCAACGGGAAAAAGAGCCGGAAAAAAGTCCCCTAGAAAAGTTTTGTGATGATAACCCCGACGCGGATGAATGCCGTCTCTACGAAGACTAA